The following are encoded together in the Trachemys scripta elegans isolate TJP31775 chromosome 7, CAS_Tse_1.0, whole genome shotgun sequence genome:
- the B4GAT1 gene encoding beta-1,4-glucuronyltransferase 1: MQGPARCSFFKALLWALALVALLQLLYLSLLSGLHGRQQRSRYSELFGGRRGEAPGRPSEQQKEQLKRALASGGRLDASGQYRIYTDMLGPPERAGRAPDLVLATHTSLSNLHQLQELVGRWQGPVSVALFAPGPAEVRLATLMLYALGALCGPVRQLVSAHLVCHSGDLAAFPELEDRAEFARLKACGDVFAKLARAGAGRRNYALGANASYPNNLLRNVARGAATGHYTLVLDVDMLPSEGLREAFLALTATLGAEGPPGVFVVPAFEIRHTRRLPGAKAELLQLYQVGEIRPFYEELCPRCQAPTNYSRWLNLPPGSSLNIAYTVEWRDPWEPFYISANSVPPYDERFKQYGFNRISQACELHVAGYSFSVLNNAFLVHKGFKVPSEFHAQKDAENQRNKMLFRQFKQELKLKYPGSPRRC, translated from the exons ATGCAGGGCCCCGCCAGATGCTCCTTCTTCAAGGCGCTGCTGTGGGCGCTGGCGCTGGtggccctgctgcagctgctctacCTGTCCCTGCTCTCGGGGCTCCACGGCCGCCAGCAGCGCTCCCGCTACTCGGAGCTGTTCGGGGGGCGCCGGGGCGAGGCGCCCGGCCGGCCCAGCGAGCAGCAGAAGGAGCAGCTGAAGCGCGCCCTGGCCAGCGGCGGGCGGCTGGATGCCAGCGGGCAGTACCGGATCTACACGGACATGCTGGGGCCCCCGGAGCGGGCGGGGCGGGCGCCCGACCTGGTGCTCGCCACCCACACCAGCCTGAGCAACCTGCACCAGCTGCAGGAGCTGGTGGGGCGCTGGCAGGGCCCGGTCTCCGTGGCGCTTTTTGCGCCGGGCCCCGCCGAGGTGCGGCTGGCCACGCTGATGCTCTACGCCTTGGGGGCGCTGTGCGGGCCAGTGCGGCAGCTGGTGAGTGCCCACCTGGTGTGCCACTCGGGGGACCTGGCCGCCTTCCCCGAGCTAGAGGACCGGGCGGAGTTTGCCCGGCTCAAGGCCTGTGGGGATGTCTTCGCCAAGCTGGCACGGGCTGGGGCGGGCCGGCGTAATTATGCCCTGGGCGCCAACGCTTCGTACCCCAACAACCTGCTGCGCAATGTGGCACGGGGGGCAGCCACTGGGCACTACACGCTCGTGCTGGACGTGGACATGCTGCCCAGTGAGGGGCTGCGTGAGGCCTTCCTGGCACTAACTGCAACCTTGGGTGCTGAGGGGCCACCAGGCGTCTTCGTGGTGCCCGCCTTTGAGATCCGGCACACCCGGCGCCTCCCAGGTGCCAAggccgagctgctgcagctgtATCAGGTGGGAGAGATCCGGCCGTTCTACGAGGAGCTCTGCCCACGCTGCCAGGCCCCCACCAACTACTCACGCTGGCTGAACCTGCCTCCGGGCAGTTCCCTGAATATTGCCTACACCGTGGAGTGGAGGGACCCCTGGGAGCCCTTCTACATCAGTGCCAACTCTGTGCCACCCTATGATGAAAGATTCAAGCAGTATGGGTTCAACCGCATCAGCCAG GCATGTGAGCTCCATGTGGCCGGATACAGTTTCTCAGTGCTGAACAATGCTTTCCTGGTGCACAAGGGCTTCAAGGTGCCGAGTGAGTTCCATGCACAGAAGGATGCCGAGAATCAGCGCAACAAGATGCTCTTCCGCCAGTTCAAGCAGGAGCTGAAGCTGAAGTATCCTGGCTCACCACGCCGGTGCTGA